CCCTCGCCGCGGTGTACCCCACCACCGCGGGCAAGGTGATCGTCTCCCGCAGCGGCCCCGGGGGGCGGGGAAGCCGCGACCGTGAAGCGACGCCGCACAACGGCACGTCGCTCAACTCCGAGTTCGTGGACACCCTCGAGGCGACCCAGTTCGAGGACGACGCCGTCCCGTCGGGGTGCGCGTGCGGTCCACGAACCCTGTCGCGCAAGAAGATCCAGGATGCCGTCGACACCCACGAGCACGTCGTCACGCTGACCTGACCGTCGGGAGAGCCCGGCCTCAGATCCCGAATCGGAGCTGCACACCGAAGACATCGAGCACCTCGTCGAGCCAGCCGAGCACCGAGAACGTCGAATCGACGTTCTGCGGTGGGGTGCGCACGAGCGTGTCGAGGCGGACGAGACGGTCGAAGTCCACCTCGACCCGCCCGCGGCGCGCAGTGCCGTTGCCGCTGCGGAACTCGACGTCGGCACGCACCATGATGTCGACGATCTCCTGCGCCAGGATCCCGTAGCCCACGGTGGTGGGATGCACGCCGTCGAAGGAGAACAGTCCCCCGGCGGCGCGGCCACCCTTGCCGTCGGCGGACAGGAACCGGGTGTCGGGCACCGGATCGAGAGCCGCCAGGGCCGGTGGGAGCGGGTACGGCTCCCACCATGCCGGGCGCGCGGTGAGATCGAAGGTGTAGCGTTTCGCGGCCAGCCGGTCGAGGATGCCCGCGGTGTCGAGCAGGTACCAGTCGTGGCCGTCCCTGCGGGCCTGTCCGACCGCCGCGGTGATCGTCTCGTTGTAGAGGTCGATCGCGGCGTCGACCACGCGGGCCTGTTCCCCGGTGATGTATTCGTCGCGGGCGGCGTCGAAGTGCTGCTCGTCGATCCACGGGCGCGTGTAGTACGGGAAGTAGGGTGAGCCGCTCTTCGGTCCGATGCCCCGGGCGATGGGGACGATGGTGACGTGGGGGACGGTGCAGAGGATGACGTGCCGTGCCTCGATCCGTCCCAGTTGCTCGACGATCAGGGCGTACTCCTGCGCGAAGTGCTCGGGCGTCCAAACGGTGAACGCCTTCTTCCGCTCGAGTGCCCGGAAGCGCTCGTCGGTCCAGGAGACCTCCAGGTTCGTGACGCTGCGCAGGGCGTTGTTGGCCCCGAGGAAGACGACCAGGGTTTCGATACCGGAGTCGGTGTCGTCGCCGTGGTCGGCGCCGAGCGCCCGCGCGACGTCGAAGAAGGTCCACCCGGTGTGCTCTTCGCTGTCACTGGGGTAGACGTGCCGGGCGGCGCGCTCACCGTTGTTCTCGACGACCTGGAGGAGAGGATCGTCCCGCGGGGCGCCGATCCGTTTCTCACACGCCTTGTAGGTGTTCTCGAGGGCGTCGCGCAGGTCCCAGCCGAAGCAGGACAGGTTGTGGAGCAGCCCGGCGACCGGTG
This region of Rhodococcus sp. Z13 genomic DNA includes:
- a CDS encoding SGNH/GDSL hydrolase family protein; this translates as MPAVPDGTPHSVADRATAPPREPVSDPTLGIDVARPAHRGAPPHRLVTIGDSLFHGMQSAAVFATDLSVPAIVAHELGAEFRYPRYGGPGGLPINIELLLRRLEERYGPRLDLWKLPMAGFTARGFMDEVEDHWERGPGASPPVAGLLHNLSCFGWDLRDALENTYKACEKRIGAPRDDPLLQVVENNGERAARHVYPSDSEEHTGWTFFDVARALGADHGDDTDSGIETLVVFLGANNALRSVTNLEVSWTDERFRALERKKAFTVWTPEHFAQEYALIVEQLGRIEARHVILCTVPHVTIVPIARGIGPKSGSPYFPYYTRPWIDEQHFDAARDEYITGEQARVVDAAIDLYNETITAAVGQARRDGHDWYLLDTAGILDRLAAKRYTFDLTARPAWWEPYPLPPALAALDPVPDTRFLSADGKGGRAAGGLFSFDGVHPTTVGYGILAQEIVDIMVRADVEFRSGNGTARRGRVEVDFDRLVRLDTLVRTPPQNVDSTFSVLGWLDEVLDVFGVQLRFGI